Proteins encoded within one genomic window of Couchioplanes caeruleus:
- a CDS encoding (Fe-S)-binding protein, with amino-acid sequence MGIAQIVATVLAGAVTVVAVALAVRAVISMTAVIRQGQPDPSRFDNKGTRTRTMLIETLGHTRMLKWGVVGAAHWFVMVSFMILFLLVLEAYFEIVDPEGGLPLVGHWVVYGLVTEWIGILGLAGILVLIVIRQLHKPGRRKLSRFTGSTMWQAYFVEAVIVGVLICGFLIRGFKVANDHFEYPAWATPLSHGVGALLPAAKDGPTWVGLVKVCISMGWLITIALNVTMGVAWHRFLAFFNIFFKRSPEKPAGSGLGALKPMMSDGKPLDFEEADPEKDQFGVAQVEQFTWKGLLDFSTCTECGRCQSQCPAWNTAKPLSPKLLVLSLRDHAYAKAPYLLAGGGKDLTGEEKGTEEQLKGVDVLALAEADRPLIGGVDENGIIDPDVLWSCTTCGACVEQCPVDIEHVDHIVDMRRYQVLIESNFPAEAGVMLRNLENKGNPWGAPQNTREDWTKGLDFEIKRVGEADFEYLFWVGCAGAFEDRAKKTTRAVATLLHEAGVDFAILGEGETCSGDPARRIGNEFIFQMLAQQNVETLQEAEVKKIVATCPHCFNTLGNEYEQLGLKVEVVHHTQLLAHLVAEGKLTPVQPVDGGVTYHDPCYLGRHNRVFEAPREVLGSAIEGGLTEMPRNSERSFCCGAGGARMWMEEKIGKRINVERTEEALATGAKTIAVGCPFCYTMIGDGVTGKGEQENVEVVDVASVLLRSIKGDKAQA; translated from the coding sequence ATGGGCATCGCGCAGATCGTCGCCACCGTCCTGGCGGGCGCCGTTACCGTCGTGGCGGTCGCCCTGGCGGTGCGGGCGGTCATCTCCATGACCGCGGTGATCCGTCAGGGTCAGCCGGACCCGTCGCGTTTCGACAACAAGGGCACCCGGACCCGGACCATGCTCATCGAGACGCTGGGCCACACCCGGATGCTCAAGTGGGGCGTGGTCGGCGCGGCGCACTGGTTCGTGATGGTCTCCTTCATGATCCTGTTCCTGCTGGTGCTCGAGGCGTACTTCGAGATCGTGGATCCGGAGGGCGGCCTTCCCCTCGTCGGCCACTGGGTGGTCTACGGCCTGGTCACCGAGTGGATCGGCATCCTCGGCCTGGCCGGCATCCTGGTGCTGATCGTGATCCGCCAGCTCCACAAGCCCGGGCGCCGCAAGCTGTCGCGCTTCACCGGCTCCACGATGTGGCAGGCGTACTTCGTCGAGGCCGTCATCGTCGGCGTCCTGATCTGCGGCTTCCTGATCCGCGGCTTCAAGGTCGCCAACGACCACTTCGAGTACCCGGCCTGGGCCACCCCGCTCAGCCACGGCGTCGGCGCGCTGCTGCCCGCCGCGAAGGACGGCCCCACCTGGGTCGGCCTGGTCAAGGTCTGCATCTCCATGGGCTGGCTGATCACCATCGCCCTCAACGTGACGATGGGCGTCGCCTGGCACCGTTTCCTGGCCTTCTTCAACATCTTCTTCAAGCGCAGTCCGGAGAAGCCGGCCGGCTCCGGCCTCGGTGCGCTGAAGCCGATGATGAGCGACGGCAAGCCCCTCGACTTCGAGGAGGCGGACCCCGAGAAGGACCAGTTCGGCGTCGCCCAGGTCGAGCAGTTCACCTGGAAGGGCCTGCTGGACTTCTCCACGTGTACGGAGTGCGGCCGCTGCCAGTCGCAGTGCCCGGCCTGGAACACGGCGAAGCCGCTGTCGCCCAAGCTGCTGGTGCTGTCGCTGCGCGACCACGCGTACGCGAAGGCGCCCTATCTGCTCGCCGGCGGTGGCAAGGACCTGACGGGCGAGGAGAAGGGGACCGAGGAGCAGCTCAAGGGCGTCGACGTGCTGGCGCTCGCTGAGGCCGACCGGCCGTTGATCGGCGGCGTCGACGAGAACGGCATCATCGACCCCGACGTGCTGTGGAGCTGCACCACCTGCGGTGCCTGCGTCGAGCAGTGCCCGGTGGACATCGAGCATGTCGACCACATCGTCGACATGCGCCGCTACCAGGTGCTGATCGAGTCGAACTTCCCGGCCGAGGCCGGCGTCATGCTGCGCAACCTGGAGAACAAGGGCAACCCCTGGGGCGCGCCGCAGAACACCCGCGAGGACTGGACCAAGGGCCTCGACTTCGAGATCAAGCGGGTCGGCGAGGCCGACTTCGAGTACCTGTTCTGGGTCGGTTGCGCCGGCGCCTTCGAGGACCGCGCCAAGAAGACGACCCGGGCGGTCGCCACGCTGCTGCACGAGGCCGGCGTCGACTTCGCCATCCTCGGCGAGGGCGAGACCTGCTCCGGCGACCCGGCCCGCCGCATCGGCAACGAGTTCATCTTCCAGATGCTGGCCCAGCAGAACGTGGAGACGCTGCAGGAGGCCGAGGTCAAGAAGATCGTCGCGACCTGCCCGCACTGCTTCAACACCCTCGGCAACGAGTACGAGCAGCTCGGCCTCAAGGTCGAGGTCGTGCACCACACCCAGTTGCTGGCCCACCTGGTCGCCGAGGGCAAGCTCACCCCGGTGCAGCCGGTGGACGGCGGGGTCACCTATCACGACCCCTGCTACCTGGGCCGGCACAACCGGGTCTTCGAGGCGCCCCGCGAGGTCCTCGGCAGCGCCATCGAGGGCGGCCTCACCGAGATGCCGCGCAACTCGGAACGCTCCTTCTGCTGCGGCGCCGGCGGCGCCCGCATGTGGATGGAGGAGAAGATCGGCAAGCGGATCAACGTGGAGCGCACCGAGGAGGCGCTGGCCACGGGCGCGAAGACCATCGCGGTCGGCTGCCCGTTCTGCTACACGATGATCGGCGACGGAGTCACCGGCAAGGGCGAGCAGGAGAACGTCGAGGTCGTCGACGTGGCCAGCGTGCTGCTGCGCAGCATCAAGGGCGACAAGGCGCAGGCTTAG
- a CDS encoding PD-(D/E)XK nuclease family protein, whose amino-acid sequence MAVTWTGYGSVAHEALRRTVADAKDGDLLTPVTVLVPTNLAGVLARRSLAGGVHGRPGIAGLAVLTVDRLAEQVAAAALVGAGRRPATEAVLAAAWRRALAEEPGLFAPVAQHPTTVRALAAAHRQLREVDEAGLSAISANGGPIAANLVRLHHRVVTTLAAGWYDVSDLRRAATEALGRNPRVADEIGTVVFFLPDELPPGAVAFLAQLASVTDLHVVAARTGDTRVDATTMSSLRWLGPAARMAEFPPPIAAGVLHASDADDEVRCVIRLLTGALQQAPAHRVAVLYGSASPYARLLAEHLDAAGIAWNGTGVRPTIERSLARAFLDLLALPEHGWRRDEVMAVLASAPVRDAAGRRVPAARWERISRSAGVVAGDDWDIRLKAYATQERLAAGTERACEAPRQEVISRRESDADIADALRQFVGELRERLHEGESLTAWPALSAWAQRTYGALVGNLDAEAWLPEDELRAADKVARSLAGMAGLGAVAAAADLTALRLTLELELAADLPRHGRFGEGVLVAPLSAAVGLDVDIVYVLGLAEELVPGRLGTDALLPDEVRALTGGQLPLLRDRVDRQHRHLLAALAAAPEVVVSFPRGDLRQSTTRLPSRWLLPTLRSRSGNGSVDATRWQSARGDFLVGSPSFAASLTGSDELATLQEWRTRAAVAAHTRDIPLEQTLPGDDVVAAALDMRRGHASDRLTRFDGDLAGLDVPDPTAGAVLSPTALEAWTRCPHRYFAARLLRVSPVESPEELLHISPLEVGNLMHLALDRFFAAQAEAGAVPAGNTPWSDAQRADLQRIASEVAAELAVRGVTGHRLLWRQELTRILADLNLFLDDDEQLRAATGRGQVRSELAFGMRGALPVEVALHDGRTVFLRGSADRVDRAGDAIVVVDYKTGSSRSFADLDQTDPTARGTKLQLPVYGYAARAALDAPQAAVTAEYWFLRKDRGRRIALVLDEPTEHTFAETLGVIVDGIAAGLFPHRPPDEDGWGGHVECPYCDPDGLGVAELRTRWSHKRSDPRLAAYLSLIDPDVTR is encoded by the coding sequence GTGGCGGTGACTTGGACGGGCTACGGGTCGGTGGCGCACGAGGCGCTACGCCGGACGGTGGCGGACGCTAAGGACGGTGACCTGCTGACGCCGGTGACCGTGCTGGTGCCGACGAATCTCGCGGGCGTGCTGGCGCGCCGTTCCCTCGCCGGTGGTGTCCACGGCCGGCCGGGGATCGCCGGCCTGGCAGTACTCACGGTCGATCGTCTGGCCGAGCAGGTCGCGGCTGCAGCCCTGGTGGGGGCCGGTCGCCGTCCCGCGACCGAGGCCGTGCTCGCCGCCGCGTGGCGGCGGGCCCTCGCCGAGGAGCCAGGGCTGTTCGCGCCGGTAGCGCAGCATCCGACGACTGTTCGGGCGCTTGCCGCAGCGCATCGCCAGCTACGGGAAGTCGATGAGGCGGGTCTGTCGGCGATTAGCGCCAACGGTGGCCCGATTGCGGCGAACCTTGTCCGCCTGCACCACCGAGTCGTCACCACCCTCGCGGCAGGTTGGTACGACGTTTCCGACCTGCGCCGCGCCGCCACCGAGGCGCTGGGTCGAAATCCTAGGGTCGCCGACGAGATCGGTACGGTCGTCTTCTTCCTTCCCGACGAGCTGCCGCCAGGGGCCGTCGCGTTCCTGGCCCAGCTGGCGTCCGTTACCGACCTGCATGTCGTCGCAGCCCGCACCGGTGACACCCGCGTCGACGCCACCACCATGTCGTCGCTCCGATGGCTTGGCCCGGCGGCGCGCATGGCAGAGTTCCCTCCGCCGATCGCGGCCGGGGTGCTGCACGCGTCGGACGCCGATGACGAGGTCCGCTGCGTTATCCGGCTGCTCACCGGCGCACTGCAGCAGGCTCCCGCGCACCGGGTGGCGGTGCTCTACGGTTCCGCCTCCCCGTATGCGCGGCTGCTCGCGGAGCATCTCGACGCGGCCGGGATAGCCTGGAACGGCACCGGCGTCCGCCCAACCATCGAGCGCAGCCTGGCCCGGGCGTTCCTGGATTTGCTGGCACTGCCGGAGCACGGCTGGCGCCGCGACGAGGTGATGGCGGTACTCGCGTCCGCGCCGGTACGCGACGCCGCGGGCCGACGGGTTCCGGCGGCGCGCTGGGAGCGGATCTCCCGGTCAGCGGGGGTGGTGGCCGGCGATGACTGGGACATCCGGCTCAAGGCGTACGCCACCCAGGAGCGCCTGGCGGCCGGCACCGAACGGGCATGCGAGGCCCCTCGGCAAGAGGTGATTTCACGCCGGGAGAGCGACGCCGATATCGCCGACGCCCTGCGGCAGTTCGTCGGTGAGTTGCGCGAGCGGCTGCACGAGGGGGAAAGCCTGACCGCCTGGCCGGCGTTGTCGGCCTGGGCACAGCGCACCTACGGCGCCCTGGTCGGCAACCTTGATGCCGAGGCGTGGCTGCCCGAGGACGAGCTACGCGCCGCGGACAAGGTAGCCCGTTCGCTGGCCGGCATGGCCGGGCTCGGGGCGGTAGCGGCGGCCGCCGACCTGACCGCGCTGCGGCTGACCCTGGAGCTGGAGCTCGCGGCGGACCTTCCCCGCCACGGCCGCTTCGGCGAGGGAGTCCTGGTGGCGCCGCTGTCGGCGGCGGTCGGCCTGGACGTCGACATCGTCTACGTTCTCGGGCTAGCCGAGGAACTGGTGCCCGGACGGCTCGGCACCGACGCCCTGCTCCCCGATGAGGTACGCGCGTTGACCGGTGGACAGTTGCCGCTGCTACGCGACCGCGTCGACCGGCAGCACCGGCACCTGCTCGCGGCACTGGCCGCCGCACCCGAGGTGGTCGTATCGTTCCCGCGCGGCGACCTACGGCAGAGCACCACACGATTGCCGTCGCGGTGGCTGCTGCCGACCCTTCGCAGCCGCTCCGGCAACGGAAGCGTCGACGCCACGCGTTGGCAGTCGGCGCGCGGCGACTTCCTGGTTGGCTCGCCGTCGTTCGCGGCCAGCCTCACCGGCTCCGACGAGCTCGCGACACTGCAGGAATGGCGGACCCGGGCCGCCGTGGCCGCCCACACCCGCGACATCCCGCTCGAGCAGACCCTGCCCGGCGACGACGTGGTGGCAGCAGCGCTGGACATGCGGCGCGGCCACGCAAGCGACCGGCTCACCCGCTTCGACGGCGACCTCGCCGGGCTCGACGTGCCCGACCCGACCGCCGGGGCGGTGCTCTCTCCGACCGCGCTGGAGGCGTGGACTCGCTGCCCACACCGGTACTTCGCCGCCCGACTACTGCGGGTCTCCCCGGTGGAATCGCCCGAGGAACTGCTGCACATCAGCCCCCTGGAAGTGGGCAACCTCATGCACCTAGCCCTGGACCGGTTCTTCGCCGCCCAGGCCGAGGCCGGCGCCGTCCCGGCCGGCAACACTCCTTGGAGCGACGCCCAGCGGGCCGACCTGCAGCGTATCGCCAGTGAGGTCGCCGCTGAGCTGGCCGTGCGCGGGGTGACCGGGCACCGGCTGCTGTGGCGGCAGGAACTGACCCGCATCCTGGCCGACCTCAACCTGTTCCTCGACGACGACGAGCAGTTACGCGCCGCGACCGGCCGCGGCCAGGTCCGCTCCGAGCTGGCCTTCGGTATGCGCGGCGCACTCCCGGTCGAGGTAGCGCTGCATGACGGCCGCACCGTATTCCTGCGCGGAAGCGCCGACCGCGTCGACCGCGCCGGTGACGCGATCGTGGTGGTCGACTACAAGACCGGCAGCAGCCGCAGCTTCGCCGACCTCGACCAGACCGACCCCACCGCGCGCGGCACGAAACTGCAACTACCCGTGTACGGCTACGCCGCCCGCGCCGCCCTCGACGCACCCCAGGCCGCGGTCACGGCTGAGTACTGGTTCCTGCGCAAGGACCGAGGCCGGCGCATCGCCCTCGTCCTTGACGAACCCACCGAACACACCTTCGCCGAGACACTCGGGGTCATCGTCGACGGGATCGCGGCCGGGCTGTTCCCGCACCGGCCACCGGACGAGGACGGCTGGGGCGGCCACGTCGAATGCCCTTACTGTGACCCGGACGGCCTCGGCGTCGCCGAACTGCGCACCCGGTGGTCCCACAAACGATCCGACCCTCGGCTGGCCGCCTACCTGTCCCTGATCGACCCGGACGTGACCAGGTGA
- a CDS encoding hemolysin family protein encodes MAELLVTVILLLGNALFVGGEFALIASRRTALEPLAETSRPARWALSAMNQIPLMIAGAQLGITICSLGLGAIAEPALAHLIEGPLTTAGLPEKAIHPVAFVLALGVVVFLHTVVGEMVPKNITLAGPERSALILGPFMLAFCTATRPVLTAMRWASRMVLALWKIEATDAVKTVFTAEELAGMVTQARSEGLLGTEQYERIHAALGLSERTAADTLRPWSGVTTVADDASPATIEAVATRSGRSRFPVVQRESRRVLGFVHVKDVLGYAGAQRRLPIPAEIIRPLAVVPPDRNLADLLLTMRRDRRHIVLVSDGRRPLGVIALDDVLHAVIGEAAAPRA; translated from the coding sequence ATGGCTGAGCTGCTGGTCACGGTGATACTGCTGCTGGGCAACGCGCTCTTCGTGGGCGGCGAGTTCGCGCTGATCGCGTCCCGGCGTACGGCCCTGGAGCCGCTCGCGGAGACGTCCCGCCCGGCGCGTTGGGCCCTGTCGGCGATGAACCAGATCCCGTTGATGATCGCGGGCGCGCAGCTCGGCATCACGATCTGCTCCCTGGGCCTCGGCGCGATCGCCGAGCCGGCGCTCGCGCACCTGATCGAGGGCCCGCTCACGACGGCGGGCCTGCCGGAGAAGGCGATCCACCCGGTCGCGTTCGTCCTGGCCCTCGGCGTCGTGGTCTTCCTGCACACCGTCGTCGGCGAGATGGTGCCCAAGAACATCACGCTGGCCGGCCCGGAGCGCTCGGCGCTGATCCTGGGCCCGTTCATGCTCGCCTTCTGTACGGCGACCCGCCCGGTCCTGACGGCGATGCGCTGGGCGTCGCGCATGGTGCTGGCCCTGTGGAAGATCGAGGCGACGGACGCGGTCAAGACGGTGTTCACCGCCGAGGAGCTCGCGGGCATGGTCACCCAGGCACGGTCGGAGGGGCTGCTCGGCACGGAACAGTACGAGCGCATCCACGCGGCGCTGGGCCTCAGCGAACGGACGGCGGCCGACACCCTGCGGCCGTGGTCCGGGGTGACGACGGTGGCGGACGACGCTTCGCCGGCCACGATCGAGGCCGTGGCGACCCGCAGCGGGCGGTCCCGGTTCCCGGTCGTGCAACGCGAGTCGAGGCGCGTGCTGGGCTTCGTACACGTCAAGGACGTCCTGGGTTACGCGGGCGCGCAGCGCCGCCTGCCCATCCCGGCGGAGATCATCCGGCCGTTGGCCGTGGTGCCGCCGGACCGCAACCTGGCCGATCTGCTGCTCACGATGCGCCGGGACCGGCGCCACATCGTGCTGGTCAGCGACGGCCGGCGCCCGCTAGGGGTGATCGCCCTGGACGACGTGCTGCACGCGGTGATCGGAGAAGCCGCGGCTCCGCGTGCCTGA
- a CDS encoding aldo/keto reductase, which yields MLAAGVAGAGVLLVAGAAGQGQAAHAASARRNLTFNTLGRTGERLPAIGLAATVNVDKHPAAQRAHLRDVLKVYWEAGGRVVDTSRLNGDSELLFSEVATDLGITSGMFLTHNLRPAAGDLNEGRVSRQLQASKERLRRNQIDVLQVGDLTDAEAVVPMLGRWKNEGRVRYVGVSHRETQYYPAIEVLMRNFEVDVVQVRYSILTRSAEEHVLPLAAERGIPVIATMPLETGRLHKLVEGRQVPGWASDFGATTWAQFFLKYVLAHPAVTVVLPSTGNPAHVKENMKALRGPLPDDDQRARMVEHLAGLGGFTQLEEDAAGSLTA from the coding sequence GTGTTGGCCGCCGGCGTGGCCGGGGCGGGCGTGCTGCTCGTTGCGGGGGCCGCCGGACAGGGACAGGCCGCGCACGCCGCCTCGGCCCGCCGGAACCTCACCTTCAACACCCTCGGGCGTACCGGCGAGCGACTTCCGGCGATCGGGCTGGCCGCCACGGTGAACGTCGACAAGCACCCCGCGGCACAGCGGGCACATCTGCGGGACGTTCTGAAGGTGTACTGGGAGGCCGGCGGCCGGGTGGTCGACACCTCTCGGCTGAACGGCGACTCCGAACTCCTGTTCAGCGAGGTCGCCACCGATCTCGGCATCACCAGCGGCATGTTCTTGACCCATAACCTCCGGCCGGCCGCCGGAGACCTGAACGAGGGCCGCGTGTCGCGTCAGTTGCAGGCCTCCAAGGAACGGCTGCGCCGGAACCAGATCGACGTGCTCCAGGTGGGCGACCTGACCGACGCCGAGGCTGTGGTGCCGATGCTGGGCCGGTGGAAGAACGAAGGAAGGGTCCGTTACGTCGGCGTCAGTCACCGCGAGACCCAGTACTATCCGGCCATCGAAGTGCTGATGCGGAACTTCGAAGTCGACGTCGTCCAGGTTCGGTACTCGATCCTCACCCGGTCGGCCGAGGAGCACGTCCTGCCGCTCGCCGCGGAACGTGGCATCCCCGTCATCGCCACCATGCCGTTGGAGACGGGCCGCCTCCACAAGCTGGTCGAGGGCCGTCAGGTGCCGGGCTGGGCGAGCGACTTCGGCGCTACGACCTGGGCCCAGTTCTTCCTGAAGTACGTCCTGGCTCACCCGGCCGTCACGGTCGTCCTCCCGTCCACCGGCAACCCGGCACACGTGAAAGAGAACATGAAAGCCCTGCGAGGACCCCTTCCCGACGACGACCAGCGTGCGCGGATGGTGGAGCACCTCGCAGGGCTCGGCGGCTTCACTCAGCTCGAGGAAGACGCGGCGGGTTCCCTTACTGCATGA
- a CDS encoding hemolysin family protein, which yields MDGLLLTAVLPLAAFALLTAGNAFFVAAEFGLVTVDRVEIDKRADAGERRARTVRDALHELSFQLSGTQLGITLTALLTGYLAEPALSRLFTPAIAPIGGRHTDTITHLLALVLATLVSMLFGELVPKNAALARPMKVALATAAPLRTFSKLFKWLISALNGSANWLVRRMGIEPQEELASARSPEELGLLAAISARAGALPDETATLLRRTIRFGEKRAAKAMTPRVDVVGLKTTASVADLITVARETGHTRFPVYESTLDLVMGVVGVSDALGVAPDRRAATPVSAVAREPVYVPESLGLDKVLAALRAADADLAIVVDEYGGTDGVVTVEDLIEELVGEIADEHDVDVVEAASEELTAPDGGRTFLVDGLLREDELAEQTGFRLPEGPYETLAGFLLARLGHIPKAGESLEEEGWEFTVMQVDRHRIEQVRVVAPPEPADG from the coding sequence ATGGACGGCCTGCTCCTGACCGCGGTGCTCCCGCTGGCTGCCTTCGCGCTGCTGACCGCAGGCAACGCGTTCTTCGTGGCCGCCGAGTTCGGGCTGGTCACCGTCGATCGGGTGGAGATCGACAAGCGCGCCGACGCGGGCGAACGCCGGGCCCGGACCGTACGCGACGCGCTGCACGAGCTCTCCTTCCAGCTCTCCGGCACGCAACTCGGCATCACGCTGACGGCCCTGCTGACCGGCTATCTCGCCGAGCCCGCGCTGTCCCGGCTCTTCACGCCGGCCATCGCGCCGATCGGCGGCCGGCACACCGACACCATCACCCACCTGCTCGCGCTGGTGCTGGCCACGCTGGTGTCGATGCTCTTCGGCGAGCTCGTACCGAAGAACGCCGCCCTGGCCCGCCCGATGAAGGTGGCACTGGCGACCGCGGCGCCGCTGCGTACCTTCTCGAAGCTCTTCAAATGGCTGATCAGCGCGCTGAACGGCTCCGCCAACTGGCTGGTCCGCCGCATGGGGATCGAGCCGCAGGAGGAGCTCGCCAGCGCCCGTTCCCCCGAGGAACTGGGGTTGCTCGCCGCGATCAGCGCCCGCGCGGGTGCCTTGCCGGACGAGACCGCGACGCTGCTGCGCCGCACCATCCGCTTCGGCGAGAAACGCGCGGCCAAGGCGATGACCCCGCGGGTCGACGTGGTCGGCCTCAAGACCACCGCGAGCGTCGCGGACCTCATCACGGTCGCGCGCGAGACCGGACACACCCGGTTCCCCGTGTACGAGTCGACGCTCGACCTCGTCATGGGCGTCGTCGGCGTGTCGGACGCGCTCGGGGTGGCGCCCGATCGCCGGGCTGCCACGCCGGTGTCGGCAGTGGCCCGCGAGCCGGTGTACGTCCCGGAGAGCCTCGGCCTGGACAAGGTCCTCGCGGCGCTGCGGGCCGCCGACGCGGACCTGGCGATCGTGGTCGACGAGTACGGCGGCACCGACGGCGTCGTCACCGTCGAGGACCTCATCGAGGAACTGGTCGGCGAGATCGCCGACGAGCATGACGTGGACGTGGTCGAGGCCGCCAGCGAGGAGCTGACCGCGCCCGACGGCGGACGGACGTTCCTCGTCGACGGCCTGCTGCGCGAGGACGAGCTCGCCGAGCAGACCGGCTTCCGGCTGCCCGAGGGACCGTACGAGACCCTCGCCGGCTTTCTGCTCGCACGCCTCGGTCACATCCCCAAGGCCGGCGAGTCGCTCGAGGAAGAGGGCTGGGAGTTCACCGTGATGCAGGTGGACCGGCACCGCATCGAACAGGTCCGCGTCGTCGCACCGCCGGAGCCCGCCGATGGCTGA
- a CDS encoding polysaccharide deacetylase family protein, whose protein sequence is MPIIAPRSVPKWAPAKWTQNFQTGHDWSVTGGNVGSSNLNDATEFVRGTQSVSVTTAGRATANGATVDQANIQKFGGQALNLTGKAIRLMFKVSDVSKLRHINFYVGTAGLANYFRWRVHTHTNTQNWVQSGEWVLITLQWGDVLSAGGSMSLSAARVPSTRTGFTDLRFQVLDAGTGPVTVRLQSVELVEDTSVDYPKGLVSITFDDSWSDVFDNARPAMDTYGFRGTTYTIADQIGTAGRYNLAQLKAAQNLSGWEVAGHAYQGAAHAARYDGVTADKVDADAGNLRAWMVNNGFHSDSFAYPGGRFGKTTDGVSVEEIVARYFSTGRSIISADNRESTPPPMPHRLRSVTGISSIAPGQSNPANLTGPGGLLDRAQLSGGWLILCFHRVVTTTPTNDAECHKDDFAAIMRAINSRGMPVLTVGEVMQ, encoded by the coding sequence ATGCCGATCATCGCACCGCGATCGGTCCCTAAGTGGGCTCCGGCAAAGTGGACGCAGAATTTCCAGACCGGTCATGACTGGAGCGTCACGGGCGGCAACGTGGGGTCGTCGAACCTCAATGACGCCACCGAGTTCGTGCGGGGCACGCAGTCGGTCTCGGTCACCACGGCCGGGCGTGCCACCGCCAACGGGGCGACGGTGGACCAGGCCAACATCCAGAAGTTCGGGGGCCAGGCGCTCAACCTGACCGGCAAGGCTATCCGCCTGATGTTCAAGGTCTCGGATGTCTCCAAGCTGCGGCACATCAACTTCTACGTCGGTACGGCCGGCCTGGCCAACTACTTCCGGTGGCGGGTACACACCCATACGAATACCCAGAACTGGGTGCAATCCGGCGAGTGGGTGCTGATCACCCTGCAGTGGGGTGACGTCCTTTCCGCCGGCGGAAGCATGTCTCTCTCGGCCGCCCGTGTCCCGTCCACGAGGACCGGGTTCACCGACCTCCGGTTCCAGGTGCTCGACGCCGGCACCGGTCCCGTCACGGTCCGGCTGCAGTCGGTCGAACTCGTCGAGGACACGTCGGTGGACTATCCGAAGGGATTGGTGTCGATCACCTTCGACGACTCCTGGTCGGATGTCTTCGACAACGCGCGCCCGGCGATGGACACCTACGGGTTCCGCGGGACCACGTACACGATCGCCGACCAGATCGGTACGGCCGGGCGGTACAACCTGGCCCAGTTGAAGGCGGCGCAGAACCTGTCCGGGTGGGAGGTCGCCGGACATGCCTACCAGGGCGCCGCGCACGCGGCACGGTACGACGGTGTGACCGCGGACAAGGTCGACGCCGACGCGGGAAACCTCCGGGCGTGGATGGTCAACAACGGTTTCCACAGTGACTCGTTCGCCTACCCGGGCGGGCGGTTCGGAAAGACGACGGACGGGGTGAGCGTCGAGGAGATCGTGGCGCGCTACTTCTCCACCGGCCGGTCCATCATCTCCGCCGACAACCGCGAGTCCACGCCGCCGCCGATGCCGCACCGGCTCCGGTCCGTCACGGGGATCAGTTCAATCGCCCCCGGCCAGTCGAACCCCGCCAACCTGACCGGTCCGGGCGGATTGCTCGACCGCGCGCAGCTCTCCGGCGGCTGGCTCATCCTGTGCTTCCACCGCGTCGTCACCACCACCCCGACGAACGACGCCGAATGTCACAAGGACGACTTCGCGGCAATCATGCGGGCCATCAACTCCCGAGGCATGCCGGTGCTGACCGTCGGCGAGGTCATGCAGTAA
- a CDS encoding LamG-like jellyroll fold domain-containing protein → MFDTRRSWISPLGALTATAVFGAGLLAVAHFAQRSDAAPRLTPLIMPRPSGGVLTPAAFGFAAPAQAGKIGVAATPVTIRYTFDGGVTAPITDVRGGFELRPLGQNGGTLSLVPQGAGLAVQYPDRCTLLRERECPRAILEGVRDDSLNPGTRPMRYGASVLMTHSDLADGANVLQKGYSVGGISQFKLQVDHRQGHPSCVIAGRNRIYRAEPLIDVADGTWHQLVCTRTADRLELAVDGVRRASVPVPPRLSIANAEPLRVGGKGTNNGNDQYAGQIDNVFLSID, encoded by the coding sequence ATGTTCGACACTCGCCGGTCATGGATCAGCCCGCTCGGCGCGCTCACGGCCACCGCCGTCTTCGGCGCGGGCCTGCTGGCCGTCGCCCACTTCGCCCAGCGCAGCGACGCCGCCCCCCGGCTCACGCCACTGATCATGCCCCGCCCGTCGGGGGGCGTCCTGACGCCCGCCGCCTTCGGCTTTGCGGCACCCGCGCAGGCGGGAAAGATCGGCGTTGCGGCGACCCCGGTCACCATCCGCTACACCTTCGACGGCGGCGTCACGGCACCGATCACCGACGTACGCGGCGGCTTCGAACTGCGGCCCCTGGGCCAGAACGGCGGCACGCTCAGCCTCGTCCCGCAGGGCGCGGGCCTGGCGGTGCAATACCCGGATCGCTGCACCCTGCTGCGCGAGCGCGAATGCCCCCGGGCGATCCTCGAGGGCGTCCGCGACGACAGCCTCAACCCCGGCACCCGCCCGATGCGCTACGGCGCGTCGGTGCTGATGACCCACAGCGACCTCGCGGACGGCGCCAACGTCCTCCAGAAGGGGTACTCGGTCGGCGGCATCAGCCAGTTCAAGCTCCAGGTCGACCACCGGCAGGGCCACCCGAGCTGCGTGATCGCCGGCCGCAACCGCATCTACCGCGCGGAGCCCCTGATCGACGTGGCCGACGGCACCTGGCACCAGTTGGTCTGCACCCGTACGGCCGACCGCCTCGAACTCGCCGTCGACGGCGTACGTCGCGCATCGGTGCCCGTGCCGCCGCGCCTGTCGATCGCCAACGCCGAACCGCTGCGCGTGGGCGGCAAGGGCACCAACAACGGCAACGACCAGTACGCCGGCCAGATCGACAACGTCTTCCTGTCGATCGACTGA